A single region of the Gasterosteus aculeatus chromosome 1, fGasAcu3.hap1.1, whole genome shotgun sequence genome encodes:
- the rpgrb gene encoding retinitis pigmentosa GTPase regulator b isoform X1 yields the protein MAGESEDEIPESGAVFTFGKSKFAENVPSKFWLKNDVPLKIACGDEHTALITGNGKLFMFGSNNWGQLGLGSKLTASKPTCVKALKCEKVQLVACGRNHTLIFTARGKAFASGGNSEGQLGLGDCEERTSFQRIGFLDSHGPIKMLAAGSNTSAALTESGKLFMWGDNTEGQIGLGKESHASSPQEVSVGRPISWVSCGYYHSALVTADGALYTFGERDSGKLGLSTEQLARHRVPQPVKSLKEPVSQVACGGGHTVALTEDAVFTFGLGQFGQLGHGTFDFEARVPRPVRHFKKGRVRHVTCGENHTAVVTDGGLLYTFGDGRHGKLGLGEENFTNQFKPTLSPRFLQYNVQAASCGGCHMVVLARPRGESRAHVTLEEDDVTEDYLEKPYVELLGDTADCSTLQRSLSARVRRRERERSPEQFATAPGHLHPLPLSSQSFPPRLPPPELSHRKVLNGTHQHRSAGSMQQEETAGDADSVVESLTDSDSVTGLGETSDFLNMTHVMKMDPADQSLTLSPVQKRKREPPKASKGNPKEERKLWVQSSLSPGGALNPPRRRTTNRNKENVMEQLQRRPSRDKPSAGDIRGTASRGTASRGTASRGTASRRAASRRRLRPAEGRGQLTEVSRRLGADSLDSEPVRVQSTVIAVQSRHAGSPAGRHLEGESSGGPLRLPEGGDESQLPESSDLLKRSKSEENKKKAKTAKLGLLAGAAALAAGGALMMHQAASRSSAPPSESRRSLLEESEEAKSYRGDLSSALAEKDEEEDEEEDEGGKRTGAEVSEEEDEEDEEEEEEEEKEVTHFIKEFTEEEDSNTLQAEDESDIEKEKSRDEEEAEEEEEGSVLEEEAEEEEEGSVLEEEAEEEEEGSVLEKEAEEEEEGSVLEEEAEEEEESSVLEEEAEEEEEGSVLEEEAEEEEEGSVLEEEAEEEEEATSTAGSKSEDETESKESNLGDAEGEEEEEGSEEESSHDTESEGGESEGEEEEDGSESSKSSQEEEESETEGGEEEEESSAEDEEEETESSEEEEGENEEEEEEESEDEKQEEEEEEEEEEESEGEKEDEEESEDEKQEEEEEEEEEEEEESEGEKEEEEEGEEEAGEEEEDEKEEESAEDEAEEEKESEEEEVDSGEEEEEGEEEEEEVVEEKRSSEVKSVKSGSRRRSGVKGQAADESEEFWDDVLPQYLQLK from the exons ATGGCGGGGGAGTCCGAGGACGAGATACCCG AATCAGGAGCAGTTTTCACTTTTGGAAAAAGCAAATTTGCCGAAAACGTACCCAGTAAATTCTGGCTGAAAAACGACGTCCCCTTAAAGATAGCGTGCGGAGACGAGCACACCGCCTTAATAACAG GAAACGGGAAACTCTTCATGTTTGGAAGCAACAACTGGGGGCAGCTGGGTCTGGGGTCCAAGCTGACCGCGAGCAAGCCCACCTGTGTCAAAG CTCTTAAATGTGAAAAGGTCCAGCTGGTGGCCTGTGGGAGAAACCACACCCTCATCTTCACAG CTCGGGGCAAAGCGTTCGCCTCGGGGGGGAACAGCGAGGGTCAGCTGGGGCTCGGCGACTGCGAGGAGAGGACGTCCTTCCAGAGGATCGGCTTCCTGGATTCACACGGACCAATCAAAATGCTCGCTGCCGGCTCCAACACCTCCGCTGCTCTCACAG AGAGCGGTAAACTGTTCATGTGGGGCGACAACACGGAGGGGCAGATCGGTTTGGGGAAGGAGAGCCACGCCTCGTCGCCTCAGGAAGTCAGCGTGGGACGGCCGATCAGCTGGGTGTCCTGTGGATACTACCACTCCGCCTTGGTCACAG ctGACGGCGCTCTGTACACCTTTGGCGAGCGGGACAGCGGTAAACTGGGCCTGAGCACGGAGCAGCTGGCCCGGCACCGCGTCCCCCAGCCAGTAAAGAGCCTGAAGGAGCCGGTGAGCCAGGTGGCCTGTGGAGGAGGACACACGGTGGCCCTCACAG AGGACGCCGTCTTCACCTTCGGTCTGGGTCAGTTCGGACAACTCGGTCACGGGACGTTCGACTTCGAGGCTCGAGTGCCGCGGCCCGTCCGCCACTTCAAGAAGGGGCGCGTCCGTCATGTGACCTGCGGAGAAAACCACACCGCCGTCGTCACAG ACGGCGGCCTGCTCTACACCTTCGGAGACGGTCGACACGGGAAACTGGGCCTGGGAGAGGAGAACTTCACCAACCAGTTCAAACCCACCCTGAGTCCACGCTTCCTCCAGTACAACGTTCAGGCA GCTTCGTGCGGCGGCTGCCACATGGTGGTTCTGGCCCGGCCGAGGGGCGAGAGCCGGGCTCACGTGActctggaggaggacgacgtgACGGAGGACTACCTGGAGAAGCCGTACGTggagctgctgggggacacggcCGACTGCTCCACCCTGCAGAGGAGCCTCTCGGCTCGGGTCCGCCGGAGGGAGAGG GAGAGATCCCCGGAGCAGTTCGCCACGGCGCCCGGCCACCTCCACCCGCTGCCCCTCTCCAGCCAGAGCTTCCCGCCCAGGCTGCCTCCACCTGAGCTGAGCCACAGAAAGGTGCTCAACGGCACTCACCAACACAGGAGCGCAGGGTCAATGCAGCAGG AGGAGACAGCGGGCGACGCAGACAGCGTGGTGGAGAGCCTGACGGACAGCGACAGCGTGACGGGCCTGGGAGAAACCTCCGACTTCCTGAACATG ACACACGTGATGAAGATGGACCCTGCTGATCAATCGCTCACTTTGTCTCCTGTTCAGAAG AGGAAGCGTGAGCCCCCTAAGGCCTCCAAAGGGAACccaaaagaggagaggaagctcTGGGTGCAGAGCAGCTTGTCCCCTGGTGGGGCTCTGAACCCCCCTCGACGCAGAACCACCAATCGGAACAAAGAGAACGtgatggagcagctgcagaggaggccCAGCAGGGACAAGCCCAGCGCCGGGGACATCAGGGGGACGGCCTCCAGGGGGACGGCCTCCAGGGGGACGGCCTCCAGGGGGACGGCCTCCAGGAGGGCGGCCTCCAGGCGGCGGCTCCGGCCGGCTGAGGGGAGGGGCCAGCTGACGGAGGTCAGCAGGAGGCTGGGAGCCGACTCCCTGGACTCTGAACCCGTCCGAGTCCAAAGCACAGTCATCGCGGTGCAGAGTCGGCACGCGGGGAGCCCGGCAGGCCGACATCTGGAGGGAGAGAGCTCGGGAGGCCCTCTGCGCCTCCCTGAGGGGGGAGACGAATCGCAGCTTCCCGAGAGCAGCGACCTTCTGAAGAGGTCTAagagcgaggaaaacaaaaaaaaggccaagACGGCAAAGCTCGGCCTGCTCGCCGGAGCCGCCGCTCTCGCCGCGGGGGGGGCGCTGATGATGCACCAGGCGGCATCCAGAAGCTCTGCGCCGCCATCTGAGAGCAGGCGGAGCCTCCTGGAGGAGAGCGAAGAGGCCAAATCCTACCGCGGCGATTTAAGCTCTGCACTGGCggagaaggacgaggaggaggacgaggaggaggacgagggagggaagaggacaGGGGCAGAagtcagtgaggaggaggacgaggaggacgaggaggaggaagaggaggaagaaaaagaagtcaCTCACTTTATTAAGGAAtttacagaagaagaagacagcaaCACTCTTCAAGCTGAGGATGAGTCCGACATtgagaaagagaagagcagagatgaggaggaagcagaggaggaagaggagggcagtgtgttggaggaggaggcagaagaggaagaggagggcagtgtgttggaggaggaagcagaggaggaagaggagggcagtgtgttggagaaggaggcagaggaggaagaggagggcagtgtgttggaggaggaggcagaggaggaagaggagagcagtgtgttggaggaggaggcagaggaggaagaggagggcagtgtgttggaggaggaagcagaggaggaagaggagggcagtgtgttggaggaggaggcagaggaggaagaggaggctacCTCCACAGCAGGAAGTAAAAGTGAAGATGAGACGGAATCAAAGGAGAGCAATTTAGGggatgcagaaggagaggaagaggaggaaggaagtgaaGAAGAGTCGAGTCATGACACAGAGAGCGAAGGAGGGGAGTCTgaaggtgaggaagaggaagatggaaGTGAGTCCTCCAAgtcatcacaggaggaagaagagagtgagacagagggaggagaagaggaggaggaaagtagtgctgaggatgaagaggaagagacagagagtagtgaggaagaagagggtgaaaatgaagaagaggaggaagaggagagtgaagatgaaaagcaggaggaggaggaagaggaggaggaggaagaggagagtgaaggtgaaaaggaggacgaagaggagagtgaagatgaaaagcaggaggaggaggaggaggaagaggaggaggaggaagaggagagtgaaggtgaaaaggaggaggaagaggagggtgaggaggaggcgggagaggaggaggaagatgaaaaggaggaagagagtgCTGAGGACgaggcagaagaggaaaaagagagtgaggaagaagaggttgatagtggtgaggaggaggaggaaggtgaagaagaagaggaggaagttgtGGAAGAGAAAAGGTCTTCTGAGGTGAAAAGTGTAAAGTCTGGAAGTAGGCGGcggtcaggggtcaaaggtcaggcagCAGACGAGTCGGAGGAGTTCTGGGACGACGTTCTGCCTCAGTACCTCCAGCTGAAATAA
- the rpgrb gene encoding retinitis pigmentosa GTPase regulator b isoform X2 yields the protein MAGESEDEIPESGAVFTFGKSKFAENVPSKFWLKNDVPLKIACGDEHTALITGNGKLFMFGSNNWGQLGLGSKLTASKPTCVKALKCEKVQLVACGRNHTLIFTARGKAFASGGNSEGQLGLGDCEERTSFQRIGFLDSHGPIKMLAAGSNTSAALTESGKLFMWGDNTEGQIGLGKESHASSPQEVSVGRPISWVSCGYYHSALVTADGALYTFGERDSGKLGLSTEQLARHRVPQPVKSLKEPVSQVACGGGHTVALTEDAVFTFGLGQFGQLGHGTFDFEARVPRPVRHFKKGRVRHVTCGENHTAVVTDGGLLYTFGDGRHGKLGLGEENFTNQFKPTLSPRFLQYNVQAASCGGCHMVVLARPRGESRAHVTLEEDDVTEDYLEKPYVELLGDTADCSTLQRSLSARVRRRERERSPEQFATAPGHLHPLPLSSQSFPPRLPPPELSHRKVLNGTHQHRSAGSMQQEETAGDADSVVESLTDSDSVTGLGETSDFLNMTHVMKMDPADQSLTLSPVQKRKREPPKASKGNPKEERKLWVQSSLSPGGALNPPRRRTTNRNKENVMEQLQRRPSRDKPSAGDIRGTASRGTASRRAASRRRLRPAEGRGQLTEVSRRLGADSLDSEPVRVQSTVIAVQSRHAGSPAGRHLEGESSGGPLRLPEGGDESQLPESSDLLKRSKSEENKKKAKTAKLGLLAGAAALAAGGALMMHQAASRSSAPPSESRRSLLEESEEAKSYRGDLSSALAEKDEEEDEEEDEGGKRTGAEVSEEEDEEDEEEEEEEEKEVTHFIKEFTEEEDSNTLQAEDESDIEKEKSRDEEEAEEEEEGSVLEEEAEEEEEGSVLEEEAEEEEEGSVLEKEAEEEEEGSVLEEEAEEEEESSVLEEEAEEEEEGSVLEEEAEEEEEGSVLEEEAEEEEEATSTAGSKSEDETESKESNLGDAEGEEEEEGSEEESSHDTESEGGESEGEEEEDGSESSKSSQEEEESETEGGEEEEESSAEDEEEETESSEEEEGENEEEEEEESEDEKQEEEEEEEEEEESEGEKEDEEESEDEKQEEEEEEEEEEEEESEGEKEEEEEGEEEAGEEEEDEKEEESAEDEAEEEKESEEEEVDSGEEEEEGEEEEEEVVEEKRSSEVKSVKSGSRRRSGVKGQAADESEEFWDDVLPQYLQLK from the exons ATGGCGGGGGAGTCCGAGGACGAGATACCCG AATCAGGAGCAGTTTTCACTTTTGGAAAAAGCAAATTTGCCGAAAACGTACCCAGTAAATTCTGGCTGAAAAACGACGTCCCCTTAAAGATAGCGTGCGGAGACGAGCACACCGCCTTAATAACAG GAAACGGGAAACTCTTCATGTTTGGAAGCAACAACTGGGGGCAGCTGGGTCTGGGGTCCAAGCTGACCGCGAGCAAGCCCACCTGTGTCAAAG CTCTTAAATGTGAAAAGGTCCAGCTGGTGGCCTGTGGGAGAAACCACACCCTCATCTTCACAG CTCGGGGCAAAGCGTTCGCCTCGGGGGGGAACAGCGAGGGTCAGCTGGGGCTCGGCGACTGCGAGGAGAGGACGTCCTTCCAGAGGATCGGCTTCCTGGATTCACACGGACCAATCAAAATGCTCGCTGCCGGCTCCAACACCTCCGCTGCTCTCACAG AGAGCGGTAAACTGTTCATGTGGGGCGACAACACGGAGGGGCAGATCGGTTTGGGGAAGGAGAGCCACGCCTCGTCGCCTCAGGAAGTCAGCGTGGGACGGCCGATCAGCTGGGTGTCCTGTGGATACTACCACTCCGCCTTGGTCACAG ctGACGGCGCTCTGTACACCTTTGGCGAGCGGGACAGCGGTAAACTGGGCCTGAGCACGGAGCAGCTGGCCCGGCACCGCGTCCCCCAGCCAGTAAAGAGCCTGAAGGAGCCGGTGAGCCAGGTGGCCTGTGGAGGAGGACACACGGTGGCCCTCACAG AGGACGCCGTCTTCACCTTCGGTCTGGGTCAGTTCGGACAACTCGGTCACGGGACGTTCGACTTCGAGGCTCGAGTGCCGCGGCCCGTCCGCCACTTCAAGAAGGGGCGCGTCCGTCATGTGACCTGCGGAGAAAACCACACCGCCGTCGTCACAG ACGGCGGCCTGCTCTACACCTTCGGAGACGGTCGACACGGGAAACTGGGCCTGGGAGAGGAGAACTTCACCAACCAGTTCAAACCCACCCTGAGTCCACGCTTCCTCCAGTACAACGTTCAGGCA GCTTCGTGCGGCGGCTGCCACATGGTGGTTCTGGCCCGGCCGAGGGGCGAGAGCCGGGCTCACGTGActctggaggaggacgacgtgACGGAGGACTACCTGGAGAAGCCGTACGTggagctgctgggggacacggcCGACTGCTCCACCCTGCAGAGGAGCCTCTCGGCTCGGGTCCGCCGGAGGGAGAGG GAGAGATCCCCGGAGCAGTTCGCCACGGCGCCCGGCCACCTCCACCCGCTGCCCCTCTCCAGCCAGAGCTTCCCGCCCAGGCTGCCTCCACCTGAGCTGAGCCACAGAAAGGTGCTCAACGGCACTCACCAACACAGGAGCGCAGGGTCAATGCAGCAGG AGGAGACAGCGGGCGACGCAGACAGCGTGGTGGAGAGCCTGACGGACAGCGACAGCGTGACGGGCCTGGGAGAAACCTCCGACTTCCTGAACATG ACACACGTGATGAAGATGGACCCTGCTGATCAATCGCTCACTTTGTCTCCTGTTCAGAAG AGGAAGCGTGAGCCCCCTAAGGCCTCCAAAGGGAACccaaaagaggagaggaagctcTGGGTGCAGAGCAGCTTGTCCCCTGGTGGGGCTCTGAACCCCCCTCGACGCAGAACCACCAATCGGAACAAAGAGAACGtgatggagcagctgcagaggaggccCAGCAGGGACAAGCCCAGCGCCGGGGACATCAGGGGGACGGC CTCCAGGGGGACGGCCTCCAGGAGGGCGGCCTCCAGGCGGCGGCTCCGGCCGGCTGAGGGGAGGGGCCAGCTGACGGAGGTCAGCAGGAGGCTGGGAGCCGACTCCCTGGACTCTGAACCCGTCCGAGTCCAAAGCACAGTCATCGCGGTGCAGAGTCGGCACGCGGGGAGCCCGGCAGGCCGACATCTGGAGGGAGAGAGCTCGGGAGGCCCTCTGCGCCTCCCTGAGGGGGGAGACGAATCGCAGCTTCCCGAGAGCAGCGACCTTCTGAAGAGGTCTAagagcgaggaaaacaaaaaaaaggccaagACGGCAAAGCTCGGCCTGCTCGCCGGAGCCGCCGCTCTCGCCGCGGGGGGGGCGCTGATGATGCACCAGGCGGCATCCAGAAGCTCTGCGCCGCCATCTGAGAGCAGGCGGAGCCTCCTGGAGGAGAGCGAAGAGGCCAAATCCTACCGCGGCGATTTAAGCTCTGCACTGGCggagaaggacgaggaggaggacgaggaggaggacgagggagggaagaggacaGGGGCAGAagtcagtgaggaggaggacgaggaggacgaggaggaggaagaggaggaagaaaaagaagtcaCTCACTTTATTAAGGAAtttacagaagaagaagacagcaaCACTCTTCAAGCTGAGGATGAGTCCGACATtgagaaagagaagagcagagatgaggaggaagcagaggaggaagaggagggcagtgtgttggaggaggaggcagaagaggaagaggagggcagtgtgttggaggaggaagcagaggaggaagaggagggcagtgtgttggagaaggaggcagaggaggaagaggagggcagtgtgttggaggaggaggcagaggaggaagaggagagcagtgtgttggaggaggaggcagaggaggaagaggagggcagtgtgttggaggaggaagcagaggaggaagaggagggcagtgtgttggaggaggaggcagaggaggaagaggaggctacCTCCACAGCAGGAAGTAAAAGTGAAGATGAGACGGAATCAAAGGAGAGCAATTTAGGggatgcagaaggagaggaagaggaggaaggaagtgaaGAAGAGTCGAGTCATGACACAGAGAGCGAAGGAGGGGAGTCTgaaggtgaggaagaggaagatggaaGTGAGTCCTCCAAgtcatcacaggaggaagaagagagtgagacagagggaggagaagaggaggaggaaagtagtgctgaggatgaagaggaagagacagagagtagtgaggaagaagagggtgaaaatgaagaagaggaggaagaggagagtgaagatgaaaagcaggaggaggaggaagaggaggaggaggaagaggagagtgaaggtgaaaaggaggacgaagaggagagtgaagatgaaaagcaggaggaggaggaggaggaagaggaggaggaggaagaggagagtgaaggtgaaaaggaggaggaagaggagggtgaggaggaggcgggagaggaggaggaagatgaaaaggaggaagagagtgCTGAGGACgaggcagaagaggaaaaagagagtgaggaagaagaggttgatagtggtgaggaggaggaggaaggtgaagaagaagaggaggaagttgtGGAAGAGAAAAGGTCTTCTGAGGTGAAAAGTGTAAAGTCTGGAAGTAGGCGGcggtcaggggtcaaaggtcaggcagCAGACGAGTCGGAGGAGTTCTGGGACGACGTTCTGCCTCAGTACCTCCAGCTGAAATAA
- the LOC120819696 gene encoding dynein light chain Tctex-type 3: MTGMEEYNNGSESSFNCEEADSIVKECIEAVVGADDYSQSLVNKWTAGIVERCLTQLVKQGKAYKYIVTCAVMQKTGAGLHTANSCYWDTAMDGSCTVRWENRTMYCVVSVFAVAVA; encoded by the exons ATGACGGGGATGGAGGAGTATAATAACGGCAGCGAG AGCTCATTCAACTGTGAAGAAGCTGATAGCATCGTGAAAGAG TGCATCGAGGCCGTCGTCGGGGCTGACGACTACAGCCAGAGTCTGGTGAACAAATGGACCGCCGGCATCGTGGAGCGCTGCCTCACACAGCTGGTGAAGCAGGGCAAAGCCTACAAGTACATCG tGACGTGTGCTGTGATGCAGAAAACTGGAGCAGGCCTCCACACGGCTAACTCCTGCTACTGGGACACGGCTATGGACg GCAGCTGCACCGTGAGGTGGGAGAACCGCACCATGTACTGCGTGGTCAGTGTGTTCGCTGTGGCCGTGGCGTAG